The proteins below are encoded in one region of Paenibacillus sp. YYML68:
- a CDS encoding HD domain-containing protein: MSLSYIHSPVLQAFNEDTIWEPLYRLHVTVTRCERELFQNDRIRRLKHIHHYGAGALISPVIHSRLEHTIGVWALSKRFFPEWPELHIACILHDIGHLPFSHTLERTLHLSHHSLTEQAIQSASIQHILRKHGFSEQSIIDLLHRDTPLSPHTDGLGLDHLDSFLRDTHSAGLSPAEPSSLIERVDFYGNVVETDEATALQLIEAIVDDHQLFLSSSMLAADALLCRATNLYLMEEPSLLEQLPNMGDRELLTRLQHASNVEIRDIHQALLYAPHRIVSCEQHEAGAIEASVRKIYSRQPYVQHKPIEQSKSLDTATSRLEALQPLVRTIYCRLL; encoded by the coding sequence TTGTCATTGTCCTACATCCATTCACCTGTACTGCAAGCCTTTAACGAAGATACGATCTGGGAGCCACTATATCGTTTGCATGTGACAGTTACCCGCTGCGAGCGTGAGTTGTTTCAGAACGACAGGATCAGAAGACTCAAGCACATTCATCATTATGGGGCAGGTGCCTTGATCAGCCCGGTCATCCATTCCCGACTGGAGCACACTATTGGTGTATGGGCGCTGAGCAAGCGATTTTTCCCGGAATGGCCTGAGCTTCACATCGCCTGTATTCTGCATGATATCGGTCATCTACCGTTCTCCCACACGCTGGAGAGGACATTACACCTGTCCCACCACTCGTTAACCGAGCAGGCGATTCAATCCGCCTCAATCCAGCACATCTTACGCAAGCATGGCTTCAGCGAGCAGTCGATCATCGACCTCCTCCATCGGGATACCCCGCTGTCCCCTCATACCGACGGTCTCGGTCTTGACCATCTCGACAGCTTCCTGCGCGACACACACTCTGCAGGCTTGTCTCCTGCAGAGCCTTCATCGCTTATCGAGCGAGTAGACTTCTACGGCAACGTTGTGGAGACGGATGAAGCGACGGCCTTACAGCTGATCGAGGCCATCGTTGACGATCATCAGCTGTTCCTAAGCTCCTCCATGCTCGCTGCTGACGCCTTGCTATGCCGGGCAACCAACCTGTATCTCATGGAGGAGCCAAGCCTTCTCGAGCAACTGCCTAACATGGGCGATCGCGAGCTCCTGACGCGATTACAGCATGCAAGCAATGTGGAGATACGTGATATACATCAAGCGCTTCTGTACGCGCCCCACCGCATCGTCAGCTGTGAGCAGCACGAGGCAGGCGCCATCGAGGCAAGCGTTCGCAAAATATATAGCAGACAGCCGTATGTCCAGCATAAGCCGATCGAACAGTCCAAGTCTCTAGACACGGCTACGTCCAGATTAGAAGCTCTCCAGCCGCTAGTACGTACGATCTACTGCAGGCTGCTGTAA
- a CDS encoding GH1 family beta-glucosidase: MAIIQFPEGFRFGTATASYQIEGAYNEDGRGLSIWDTFSRTPGMVKNGDNGDVACDSYHRYEEDIALMKELGIQSYRFSIAWPRIFPNGDGEPNEAGLDFYHRFVDCLLANGIEPMCTLYHWDLPQSLQDRGGWESRETIDAFVRYAELMFKEFGGKIKKWMTLNEPWCSSFLSNYLGVHAPGKKDLQTAVTVAHHLLVAHGQAVMKFRELGADGEIGIAPNVTWLDPYSDRQEDVDAARREVGWFVEWFFDPLFKGEYPSFMTDWFAGKGATVPIQPGDMDIIAQKLDFLGINYYTGHIGRYKAELGTFDCEVIDAGYEKTDIGWFIFPEGFYKVLVHIKDRYGSIPIYITENGACYNDEPSEGRVRDSRRISYIKRHLVQLHRAMQSGVNVKGYLTWSMMDNFEWAEGYTMRFGLIHVDYNTLVRTKKDSYYWYKKVATNGWFEN; encoded by the coding sequence ATGGCAATCATTCAATTTCCGGAGGGCTTCCGGTTCGGTACGGCAACCGCCTCTTATCAGATCGAGGGCGCCTATAACGAGGATGGCCGAGGCTTGTCGATCTGGGATACGTTCTCCCGCACGCCGGGCATGGTGAAGAACGGTGACAACGGCGACGTCGCTTGCGACAGCTACCATCGCTACGAGGAAGATATCGCGCTGATGAAGGAGCTCGGCATTCAGTCGTACCGGTTCTCGATCGCGTGGCCACGCATCTTCCCGAACGGGGACGGAGAGCCGAATGAGGCGGGGCTAGACTTCTACCACCGCTTCGTGGACTGCCTGCTGGCTAATGGCATCGAGCCGATGTGTACGCTGTACCACTGGGACTTGCCGCAGTCGCTGCAGGATCGGGGCGGGTGGGAGAGTCGCGAGACGATCGACGCGTTCGTGCGGTATGCAGAGCTGATGTTCAAGGAGTTCGGCGGCAAGATCAAGAAGTGGATGACGCTTAATGAGCCGTGGTGCTCCTCGTTTCTGTCGAACTACCTTGGCGTGCACGCCCCGGGGAAAAAGGATCTGCAGACGGCCGTGACAGTCGCGCATCATCTGCTCGTTGCCCACGGTCAGGCGGTCATGAAGTTCCGCGAGCTGGGTGCAGACGGCGAGATCGGCATTGCTCCGAACGTGACGTGGCTCGACCCGTATTCGGATCGTCAGGAGGACGTGGATGCGGCGAGACGCGAGGTCGGCTGGTTCGTGGAATGGTTCTTCGATCCGCTGTTCAAGGGCGAATACCCATCCTTCATGACCGATTGGTTCGCGGGGAAGGGAGCGACGGTGCCGATTCAGCCGGGCGATATGGACATCATCGCGCAGAAGCTCGATTTCCTCGGCATTAACTACTACACGGGGCACATCGGACGCTACAAGGCGGAGCTTGGCACGTTCGATTGTGAAGTGATTGATGCGGGCTACGAGAAGACGGACATCGGCTGGTTTATTTTCCCGGAAGGGTTCTATAAGGTGCTTGTACACATTAAGGATCGATATGGAAGCATTCCGATCTACATTACGGAGAATGGCGCCTGCTACAATGACGAGCCGTCCGAGGGACGAGTGCGTGACAGCCGCCGTATCTCCTATATCAAGCGCCATCTCGTTCAGCTGCATCGCGCGATGCAGTCGGGCGTCAACGTGAAGGGCTACTTGACATGGTCGATGATGGACAACTTCGAGTGGGCGGAAGGGTATACGATGCGCTTCGGCTTAATTCATGTCGATTACAATACGCTCGTCCGTACGAAGAAGGACAGCTATTACTGGTATAAGAAGGTCGCGACGAACGGCTGGTTCGAGAACTAG
- a CDS encoding polysaccharide deacetylase family protein, translating into MRGQVSSWICLSVLASILVSCSGQESGSSERALSPAKTPSPVGGQGSLNAGGEGSAATPVPAAEEPKLSANPDTAAKPQAAPTEAAPSRTATDAVYGGSGTTPATTAPQSPGSAAGDRKTLSWYYMKKGKGQVPRFPADTAAMTGDRKALWVGTGKKVYLTIDTGGALGDKEELLRALKDNGAKANFFIAGYNVKKDPEFIRRIVQDGHLLANHTMTHKDMTLMTDDEVRKEITDFAALVKEVTGQPDAPYFRFPYGRYSQHLVKLVSDMGYTSVFWSTAMRDWEPRKNGAEDPYNDIMGNLHEGNIILMHQGSPENIEALDRIVRSIQQAGYTFARLDELEPPK; encoded by the coding sequence ATGAGAGGACAAGTCAGCAGTTGGATATGCTTATCCGTACTAGCCAGTATACTCGTCTCCTGCAGCGGGCAGGAGAGCGGATCGTCTGAGCGGGCGTTGTCTCCTGCTAAGACTCCCTCCCCAGTGGGGGGACAGGGAAGCTTGAACGCGGGAGGCGAAGGGTCTGCGGCTACGCCTGTGCCTGCAGCGGAGGAGCCGAAGCTGTCGGCCAATCCCGACACGGCGGCGAAGCCTCAGGCTGCTCCGACCGAGGCTGCTCCATCGCGAACAGCGACAGACGCCGTATATGGCGGCAGCGGCACGACGCCTGCGACGACTGCACCGCAGTCGCCCGGTTCAGCTGCCGGTGATCGGAAGACGCTGTCCTGGTACTACATGAAGAAGGGCAAGGGACAGGTGCCACGCTTCCCGGCCGATACGGCGGCGATGACCGGTGACCGGAAGGCGCTGTGGGTCGGTACGGGCAAGAAGGTGTACCTCACGATCGATACCGGAGGAGCGCTTGGCGATAAGGAGGAGCTGCTGCGCGCGCTTAAGGACAACGGGGCGAAGGCAAACTTTTTTATCGCGGGCTATAATGTGAAGAAGGACCCTGAATTCATCAGACGTATCGTACAGGACGGGCATCTGCTCGCCAATCATACGATGACGCATAAGGATATGACGCTGATGACCGATGATGAGGTACGCAAGGAGATCACGGACTTCGCTGCGCTTGTGAAGGAAGTGACCGGCCAGCCGGACGCGCCGTATTTCCGTTTCCCCTATGGAAGATACAGTCAGCATCTGGTGAAGCTCGTCTCCGACATGGGCTATACATCGGTCTTCTGGTCGACAGCTATGCGTGATTGGGAGCCGCGGAAGAACGGGGCGGAAGATCCGTATAACGATATTATGGGCAACCTGCATGAGGGCAACATTATTCTGATGCATCAAGGCTCACCGGAAAACATCGAGGCGCTCGACCGCATTGTGCGGAGCATCCAGCAGGCCGGTTATACGTTCGCGCGGCTCGATGAGCTCGAGCCGCCGAAGTGA
- a CDS encoding exopolyphosphatase has translation MRLITRSDFDGLVCAMLFKKLGMIEEMKFVHPKDMQDGLIEVTENDILANVPYVKGCGLWFDHHSSELERNADVTDFKGEVRVAPSAARVVYDYYGGKEKFGDIDDIMEGVDKADAAQFSVEDILNPKRWDLLSFIMDARTGLGRYRDYRISNYQLMEELVDHCAHMTIEQILELPDVQERVKRYHELDEQYRAMLKQYTRTDGNVIVTDLRGVETIYPGNRFMVYALYPEQNISIWIVDGRNKQNCVFACGHSIVNRTSKTNVGALMLHNGGGGHKAAGTCQVPYETADDVLQSLIDAMKSDG, from the coding sequence ATGCGACTGATTACACGCTCGGACTTTGACGGTCTCGTATGCGCCATGCTGTTCAAGAAGCTCGGCATGATTGAAGAGATGAAATTCGTGCACCCGAAAGATATGCAGGACGGCTTGATTGAAGTAACGGAGAACGATATATTGGCGAACGTCCCTTATGTGAAGGGCTGCGGCCTCTGGTTCGACCATCATTCCAGTGAGCTGGAGCGCAATGCCGATGTGACGGACTTCAAGGGCGAGGTGCGCGTTGCACCGAGTGCGGCTCGTGTCGTCTATGATTATTACGGTGGCAAGGAGAAGTTCGGCGACATCGACGACATTATGGAGGGCGTGGACAAGGCGGACGCTGCACAATTCAGCGTCGAAGATATATTGAACCCGAAGCGCTGGGATCTGCTGTCGTTCATTATGGACGCTCGCACAGGACTTGGCCGTTACCGCGACTACCGGATCAGCAACTACCAGCTGATGGAGGAGCTTGTCGATCATTGCGCGCATATGACGATTGAGCAAATTCTCGAGCTGCCGGATGTGCAGGAACGGGTGAAGCGTTATCATGAGCTGGACGAGCAGTACCGTGCGATGCTGAAGCAATATACGCGTACGGACGGCAACGTCATCGTAACCGATCTGCGCGGCGTGGAGACGATCTATCCGGGCAACCGCTTCATGGTCTATGCGCTATATCCGGAGCAGAACATCTCAATCTGGATCGTAGACGGCCGCAATAAGCAGAACTGCGTATTCGCCTGCGGTCACAGCATCGTGAATCGTACGTCGAAAACGAATGTGGGCGCATTGATGCTGCATAACGGCGGAGGCGGCCACAAGGCGGCAGGCACGTGCCAGGTGCCGTACGAGACGGCCGATGACGTGCTGCAGAGCTTGATCGATGCGATGAAGAGCGACGGCTAG
- a CDS encoding AI-2E family transporter, whose protein sequence is MISFYRKYYRTIFDIALLVLTVYLFMLLFSYLYWIATPIFLAFVVYMVIEPFARFLHRRGIRKSIASAVSTLVFIIVILGVITAFGAIFTVQIINLANKLPDYSIVLQKEVLNRSAELQAMLGSLPVNLDLIEKAKEYSAEIIQKATELARAFLIGLFGMLTSFSTFIVNFVIAIILAYFLSIEIEGWRRIASDKTPRTFKLAFQFLRENVLIGIVTYIKAQAKLISLTFLVIFIALLLLDVNNAFSIALLSAFLDVLPLLGVSTLFIPWIIYLLVVGQTTLAIWLSVLLLLVIGVRQILEPKITGDSLGVSAFTMLSFMIISLKLFGVAGLILSPVLIILIKALYEQGYLQKWIRMPAEEYESSPFLAKITAKQQEGSDV, encoded by the coding sequence ATGATTAGCTTTTACCGTAAATATTACCGCACTATCTTCGATATTGCGCTGCTCGTGCTGACCGTCTACTTGTTCATGCTGCTGTTCAGCTACTTGTACTGGATCGCAACGCCGATCTTCCTGGCCTTCGTCGTCTACATGGTCATCGAGCCGTTCGCCCGCTTCCTGCACCGACGAGGTATACGCAAGTCGATCGCGTCCGCCGTCTCGACCTTGGTCTTCATCATCGTTATACTCGGGGTCATTACCGCCTTCGGCGCCATCTTCACTGTACAGATCATCAATCTGGCGAACAAGCTGCCCGATTATTCGATCGTGCTGCAGAAGGAGGTATTGAACCGCTCAGCCGAGCTGCAGGCGATGCTCGGATCGTTGCCGGTCAACCTCGACCTCATCGAGAAGGCGAAGGAATATTCGGCCGAAATTATTCAGAAGGCGACCGAGCTCGCTCGCGCGTTCCTGATCGGACTGTTCGGCATGCTGACGAGCTTCTCGACGTTCATCGTGAACTTCGTCATCGCGATCATTCTCGCCTACTTCTTAAGCATTGAGATTGAGGGCTGGCGGAGAATCGCCTCGGACAAGACGCCGCGTACGTTCAAGCTCGCCTTCCAGTTTTTACGGGAAAATGTGCTGATCGGCATCGTAACGTATATTAAGGCGCAGGCGAAGCTCATCTCGCTGACGTTCCTCGTCATCTTCATCGCCCTGCTGCTGCTCGATGTGAACAATGCATTCTCGATTGCGCTGCTGTCGGCCTTCCTCGATGTGCTGCCGCTGCTCGGGGTGTCGACGCTGTTCATCCCATGGATCATCTACCTGCTCGTTGTTGGGCAGACGACACTCGCGATCTGGCTCTCCGTGCTGCTGCTGCTCGTCATCGGCGTCAGACAGATTCTGGAGCCGAAGATTACCGGTGATTCGCTCGGCGTCTCGGCGTTCACGATGCTGTCCTTTATGATCATATCGCTGAAGCTGTTCGGCGTGGCGGGTCTGATTCTGTCACCGGTGCTCATCATCCTGATCAAGGCCTTGTACGAGCAAGGGTACCTGCAGAAGTGGATTCGAATGCCGGCCGAGGAGTACGAGAGCTCACCCTTTTTAGCGAAAATAACAGCGAAGCAACAAGAAGGCAGCGACGTCTAG
- a CDS encoding helix-turn-helix domain-containing protein: protein MCIPESSLPNSYIPREPEHVECSIEKALDVIGGKWSFIVIRELFDGTKRFGELQRSITAISPKSLTDTLRHLEESGVLIRTPYPTVPVTVEYALTPKGEDLHQMLKEMKLWAAKWC, encoded by the coding sequence ATGTGTATACCTGAGAGCTCGTTACCTAACAGCTACATACCGCGTGAGCCTGAGCATGTGGAATGCTCGATTGAGAAGGCGCTCGATGTCATCGGCGGCAAGTGGTCGTTCATCGTCATTCGCGAGCTGTTCGACGGCACGAAGCGCTTCGGCGAGCTGCAGCGCAGCATCACGGCGATCAGTCCGAAGTCGCTCACCGATACATTACGTCATCTTGAGGAGTCCGGCGTTCTCATTAGAACCCCCTACCCAACCGTCCCTGTTACCGTAGAATATGCATTGACTCCGAAGGGCGAGGATTTGCATCAGATGTTGAAGGAAATGAAGCTGTGGGCGGCCAAGTGGTGCTGA
- a CDS encoding M14 family metallocarboxypeptidase: MNISNSKHSDAAERAIRIGQTTQVSQATSSARPTVERAAEGYGYEALFRDIRALQSAYPFIETGTIGRSVMGRDIPFLRIGHGQREIHYNGSFHANEWITSQLLMHFIAAYAEAFYNGGRLAGHAAARLMEETSLWVVPMVNPDGVELSIHGANGHPARDRLIAWNGGSDDFSGWKANIRGVDLNDQFPAHWDTERERREVDGPGPRDYTGERPLSEPEAVAMEQLTRSRDFRLVMAFHTQGKEIYWNYRDYEPGEAETLSSRLEVLSGYKAIKLTGSDAGYKDWFIQEFRRPGFTVEAGFGVNPLPLEQFPDIYKELLPLLTEGMLL, translated from the coding sequence TTGAACATATCGAATTCGAAGCATTCGGATGCGGCAGAGCGTGCTATACGGATCGGACAAACTACTCAGGTGTCACAGGCAACCAGTAGTGCGCGACCGACAGTTGAACGAGCTGCCGAAGGTTATGGCTATGAAGCATTATTTCGAGACATTCGTGCGCTGCAGAGCGCCTATCCGTTCATCGAGACAGGCACGATCGGGCGCAGCGTCATGGGACGGGACATTCCGTTCCTTCGTATCGGTCACGGACAGCGGGAAATTCATTATAACGGCTCGTTCCATGCCAATGAGTGGATCACCTCGCAGCTGCTCATGCACTTCATCGCAGCTTACGCCGAGGCGTTCTACAATGGAGGGCGCTTGGCCGGACACGCAGCGGCAAGGCTGATGGAGGAGACATCGCTGTGGGTCGTGCCTATGGTCAATCCGGACGGCGTCGAGCTGTCCATTCACGGGGCGAACGGGCATCCGGCGCGCGACAGGCTGATTGCTTGGAATGGCGGCTCGGACGATTTCTCCGGCTGGAAGGCGAACATCCGCGGCGTCGATTTGAACGATCAATTCCCGGCCCATTGGGATACGGAGCGTGAGCGGCGCGAGGTCGACGGTCCAGGGCCGCGTGATTATACGGGCGAGCGTCCGCTGTCCGAGCCCGAGGCGGTTGCGATGGAGCAGCTCACGCGAAGCCGGGACTTCCGTCTAGTGATGGCGTTCCATACGCAAGGCAAGGAAATATATTGGAATTACCGAGATTATGAGCCGGGCGAAGCGGAGACGCTGTCCTCGCGTCTCGAGGTGCTGAGCGGCTACAAGGCGATTAAGCTGACGGGCAGCGATGCGGGGTATAAGGACTGGTTCATTCAGGAGTTCCGCAGACCGGGCTTCACCGTGGAGGCGGGCTTCGGCGTCAATCCGCTGCCGCTCGAGCAGTTCCCGGACATCTACAAGGAGCTGCTGCCACTGCTGACGGAAGGTATGCTGTTATAG
- a CDS encoding iron-sulfur cluster assembly accessory protein, with product MKCKISRNAAKVLLKEIEQEEDKTLVLRVHVTHKHGDHAHYGLGMDTPTDNDERVMTDSGIEVLLEKDEPLLDGVRIDYFYTPEEGFVVTNPSKGNHGDH from the coding sequence ATGAAATGCAAAATTTCGCGCAACGCAGCCAAGGTGCTCCTGAAGGAGATCGAGCAGGAAGAGGATAAGACGCTCGTACTGCGTGTCCACGTGACGCATAAGCATGGCGATCATGCACACTATGGACTTGGCATGGACACACCGACGGATAACGATGAGCGGGTGATGACGGACAGCGGCATCGAGGTGCTGCTGGAGAAGGACGAGCCGTTACTCGATGGCGTGCGCATTGACTACTTCTATACGCCTGAGGAAGGCTTCGTTGTTACGAATCCGAGCAAGGGCAACCACGGCGACCACTAG
- a CDS encoding O-methyltransferase — MTDDSIIKSQEQYAEELFEQDEALEQVLASIREKGMPEISIAAGYGRLLTLLVRLTGGQDALEIGALGGYSGICLARGLQPGGRLVSLELKREYAELAHANLTQAGFGELVEYRVGEALDHLSALEQEGRRFDLFFIDADKGNYPNYLEWAIKLAKPGALVVGDNTFMRGKTINPEQKGNAVTRMRQFNEQIARDPRLEGVMLPAYDGLAIARVK; from the coding sequence ATGACAGACGATTCCATCATAAAATCTCAAGAGCAGTACGCAGAGGAGCTATTCGAGCAGGATGAGGCGCTGGAGCAGGTGCTTGCCTCCATTCGGGAGAAGGGAATGCCGGAAATATCGATCGCGGCAGGCTATGGTCGGCTGCTGACGCTGCTTGTACGGCTGACAGGGGGACAGGACGCGCTGGAGATCGGCGCATTGGGCGGCTACAGCGGCATCTGCCTTGCCCGCGGACTGCAGCCGGGAGGGCGGCTCGTGTCGCTCGAGCTGAAGCGTGAATACGCGGAGCTCGCTCATGCGAATCTCACACAGGCCGGGTTCGGCGAGCTCGTCGAATACCGCGTTGGCGAGGCACTGGACCATCTGAGTGCGCTGGAGCAGGAGGGACGGCGGTTCGATCTATTTTTTATCGATGCGGATAAGGGGAATTACCCGAACTACCTCGAGTGGGCGATTAAGCTGGCTAAGCCCGGTGCGCTCGTCGTCGGTGACAACACGTTCATGCGCGGCAAGACGATCAATCCGGAGCAGAAGGGCAATGCGGTGACGAGGATGAGGCAGTTCAATGAGCAGATTGCACGCGATCCGCGGCTGGAGGGCGTCATGCTGCCTGCTTATGACGGCTTGGCGATCGCTAGAGTGAAATAA
- a CDS encoding DUF1450 domain-containing protein: MANDIRVCDKCKHMRMKTALPKLQKLAPDADIKVGCKSYCGPCSRFAFIFVNGRYITGKTEDEAIEKASKYIKK; this comes from the coding sequence ATGGCCAACGATATACGCGTGTGTGACAAATGCAAGCACATGAGAATGAAGACGGCGCTGCCGAAGCTTCAGAAGCTCGCTCCCGATGCAGACATCAAGGTGGGCTGCAAGTCGTATTGCGGTCCTTGCTCCCGCTTCGCATTTATTTTCGTCAACGGCCGGTATATTACCGGCAAGACGGAGGACGAAGCGATCGAGAAGGCGAGTAAATATATCAAGAAGTAG
- a CDS encoding class I SAM-dependent RNA methyltransferase: protein MSSTHIKLIATSPMGLEAVVAREVRELGYEDVQVENGRITFIGDLAAICRANLWLRTSDRVLIQMAQFEARTFDELFEGVKALPWSDWIPEDGEFPVEGRSHKSQLSSVPACQGIVKKAVVEKLKQQYGTEWFEETGGRYVIEVSLLNDIATITLDTTGPGLHKRGYRKLVTEAPLKETMAAALVLLSRWEPERPLYDPFCGSGTIPIEAAMIGWNLAPGLRRTFNSSSWPIIPEELWEQAREEAFDLVKDDIPLQIGGSDIDPEAIEVALAAAKSAGLAKELTFKTLPVHKAMPAGEYGCLITNPPYGERIGDPKEVERALRQLGLTYAHMPTWSAFVFSPSKDLEHYMARKADKKRKLFNGRIECNLNQFFASGGLYAWKKQDREQGGPAAGKP, encoded by the coding sequence ATGTCATCTACGCATATAAAATTAATCGCAACATCGCCTATGGGACTCGAGGCGGTCGTCGCCCGCGAGGTGCGCGAGCTCGGCTACGAGGACGTGCAGGTCGAGAACGGCCGCATCACCTTCATCGGCGATCTCGCCGCCATCTGCCGTGCTAATCTGTGGCTGCGCACGTCTGACCGCGTCCTCATCCAGATGGCGCAATTCGAGGCGCGCACGTTCGACGAGCTGTTCGAGGGTGTGAAGGCGCTGCCTTGGTCGGACTGGATACCGGAGGACGGCGAGTTCCCTGTAGAAGGTCGCTCGCACAAGTCGCAGCTGTCCAGCGTGCCAGCCTGTCAAGGCATTGTGAAGAAGGCCGTCGTCGAGAAGCTGAAGCAGCAGTACGGCACAGAATGGTTCGAGGAGACCGGAGGCCGTTACGTCATCGAGGTGTCGCTGTTGAATGACATCGCCACGATCACGCTCGACACGACGGGACCCGGATTGCATAAGCGCGGCTACCGCAAGCTCGTCACCGAGGCGCCGCTCAAGGAGACGATGGCAGCCGCACTCGTGCTGCTCAGCCGCTGGGAGCCGGAGCGGCCGCTGTACGATCCGTTCTGCGGCTCGGGCACGATCCCGATTGAGGCCGCGATGATCGGCTGGAACCTCGCGCCCGGACTGCGCCGCACGTTCAACTCGTCCAGCTGGCCGATCATCCCTGAGGAGCTGTGGGAGCAGGCACGCGAGGAGGCGTTCGACCTCGTCAAGGACGACATCCCGCTGCAGATCGGCGGCTCCGACATCGACCCGGAGGCAATCGAGGTCGCGCTCGCCGCGGCGAAGTCGGCAGGTCTTGCCAAGGAGCTTACGTTCAAGACGCTGCCCGTTCATAAGGCGATGCCTGCCGGAGAATACGGCTGCCTCATCACGAACCCGCCTTACGGCGAGCGGATCGGCGACCCGAAGGAGGTCGAGCGTGCGCTGCGCCAGCTCGGCTTGACGTACGCACATATGCCAACATGGTCCGCCTTCGTCTTCAGTCCGAGCAAGGACCTGGAGCATTACATGGCACGCAAGGCCGACAAGAAGCGGAAGCTGTTCAACGGCCGCATCGAATGTAACCTGAACCAGTTTTTCGCCTCGGGCGGCTTGTATGCCTGGAAGAAGCAAGACCGTGAGCAAGGCGGGCCTGCGGCGGGGAAACCGTAA
- the racE gene encoding glutamate racemase, giving the protein MQQQAIAILDSGVGGLTVAKEIMRQLPREKILYFGDTARTPYGPRPAEEVISYTHQIVDYLLQYQPKMIVIACNTATAVAIEEVRARLTIPVLGVISPGARAAIKSTKNQIVGVIGTDGTIKSGAYEDALRLISPSIQVVSKACPLFVPLVERGMFRSDQTEQVVSATLSELKETPMDCLILGCTHYPFLSDAIGKAMGPGVKLISSADETAREVSTILYHKGMLTTSMKMPIHQFFCSGDPNMFRSIAQGWLNEEIGVTPVVWQVPNII; this is encoded by the coding sequence GTGCAGCAGCAAGCGATAGCGATATTAGATTCAGGAGTCGGCGGTCTGACGGTAGCCAAAGAAATTATGCGTCAGCTGCCGCGCGAAAAAATCTTATATTTCGGAGATACGGCGAGAACGCCCTACGGACCTAGACCGGCTGAGGAGGTCATCAGCTACACGCACCAGATCGTCGATTATTTACTCCAGTATCAGCCGAAAATGATTGTCATCGCGTGCAATACGGCAACCGCTGTTGCCATCGAGGAGGTTCGGGCCCGGCTGACGATTCCGGTTCTCGGGGTCATCTCTCCGGGCGCGAGAGCGGCCATCAAGTCGACCAAGAATCAGATCGTCGGCGTCATCGGCACCGACGGGACGATCAAGAGCGGCGCATATGAAGATGCGCTTCGGCTCATCTCGCCGAGCATTCAGGTCGTCAGCAAGGCGTGTCCGTTGTTCGTACCGCTCGTGGAGCGGGGGATGTTCCGCAGCGACCAGACGGAGCAGGTCGTCAGCGCTACGTTAAGCGAGCTGAAGGAGACGCCGATGGATTGCCTCATTCTCGGCTGCACCCATTATCCGTTCTTGTCCGATGCGATCGGCAAGGCGATGGGACCGGGCGTGAAGCTGATCAGCTCGGCGGATGAGACGGCTCGAGAGGTGAGCACCATCCTGTACCATAAAGGAATGCTGACGACGAGCATGAAGATGCCGATTCATCAGTTCTTCTGCAGCGGTGATCCGAACATGTTCAGATCGATCGCACAGGGCTGGCTGAATGAAGAAATCGGCGTGACGCCGGTCGTGTGGCAAGTCCCGAATATCATCTGA